Proteins encoded together in one Synechococcus sp. A15-62 window:
- a CDS encoding class I SAM-dependent RNA methyltransferase, producing the protein MGRTNRLSAVAVVPQGLEAAAGEELSALGAHTAKAGRRAVSFQADMACLYRLHLQARLPFRLLRQVASFPCQGRDDLYDGIRQALDWERWLHPSMTFRVDVTGTAPGLNHSHFTALQVKNALVDAQRDLWGERSSIDLDDPDLSLHLHLGRGEAQLSLDGSGGSLHRRGYRAAMGAAPLKENLAAGLIRLTGWDGSEPLVDPCCGSGVLLIEAALAALQQAPGLERRFALEGWADFQTDLWDKEVDRARQRRRGDLTLPPLLGIETDPTIADQARANVEAAGLSGVIRICTGSFQAEALPDGPGVLVCNPPYGQRIGDEQELDALYSALGQFVRQEASGWQLWLLSGNPKLTGALRLKASRRIPVSNGGIDCRWLQYEIR; encoded by the coding sequence TTGGGTCGAACAAACCGGCTATCCGCTGTGGCAGTTGTGCCACAAGGCCTGGAAGCAGCCGCTGGCGAAGAACTCAGCGCCCTTGGCGCGCATACCGCGAAAGCTGGCAGACGTGCCGTCAGCTTCCAGGCGGACATGGCCTGTCTCTACCGGCTGCACCTCCAGGCTCGACTGCCCTTTCGTCTGTTGCGACAGGTGGCAAGCTTCCCCTGCCAGGGCCGGGATGACCTCTACGACGGAATCCGCCAGGCCCTCGACTGGGAGCGTTGGCTGCATCCCTCGATGACCTTCCGCGTGGATGTAACCGGAACGGCACCAGGGCTGAACCACAGCCATTTCACTGCTTTGCAGGTCAAAAATGCCCTTGTGGATGCTCAACGGGATCTCTGGGGAGAGCGTTCCTCGATCGATCTCGACGACCCCGACCTCTCCTTGCACCTCCACCTCGGCCGCGGAGAAGCACAGCTGAGTCTTGATGGCAGTGGCGGCAGCCTGCATCGCCGCGGCTACAGGGCCGCTATGGGTGCCGCACCCTTGAAGGAGAACCTGGCCGCTGGGCTGATTCGCTTGACGGGCTGGGATGGAAGCGAGCCCCTCGTAGACCCCTGCTGCGGGTCTGGTGTGCTGCTGATCGAAGCGGCTCTGGCAGCCTTACAACAAGCACCGGGATTGGAGCGCCGCTTTGCCCTCGAGGGCTGGGCTGATTTCCAGACCGACCTGTGGGACAAGGAAGTCGATCGGGCTCGGCAACGCCGTAGGGGAGACCTCACACTTCCCCCGCTTTTGGGGATTGAGACAGATCCCACCATTGCCGATCAGGCCCGCGCCAACGTTGAGGCCGCCGGGCTGAGTGGAGTCATCCGCATCTGCACCGGATCATTCCAAGCCGAAGCGCTACCTGACGGCCCGGGGGTGTTGGTGTGCAACCCGCCCTACGGCCAGCGCATCGGTGACGAACAGGAGCTTGATGCGCTGTATAGCGCCCTGGGGCAATTCGTTCGACAGGAAGCTTCCGGCTGGCAACTCTGGCTGCTGAGTGGCAATCCAAAGCTCACCGGTGCGCTGCGGCTTAAAGCATCACGCCGGATTCCTGTAAGCAATGGCGGCATCGATTGCCGCTGGCTTCAATACGAGATTCGCTGA
- the smc gene encoding chromosome segregation protein SMC has product MVHINQVGLTHFKSFGGAMTIPLEEGFTVVTGPNGSGKSNILDGVLFCLGLATSRGMRADRLPDLVNSGMLKAGKAAETTVSVRFDLSDWTPDAAEEGLEAPAEGPWIQPGQKEWTVTRKLRVMPGGSYSSSYSADGVTCNLQQLQTQLRRLRIDPEGSNVVMQGDVTRIVSMSNRDRRGLIDELAGVALFDTRIEQTRRKLDDVQERQERCRIIEQELLASRQRLEKDCAKARQYQELRERLQLGRRQEMVLAYEAAQQALKDLAKRQQALEAQEQRDAAAIASGREQLNKAVAELEQLQEQVKALGEDQLLAVQAELAGLDTSSRELERQASLHQEEGQKLQAQRHDLATRRQQWQLQSRELERDPHQDALSTADDSCKAAEAAVEISRRRLADVAGRSGAWVEEQKRRSGRRQELQSSVAPLLEEQQQLQERLRQERERLEELTQEQQQDGADGDAVQQQLATLEETWQTLLQAIADGKQELQQTAESLAIQQRTRSRLEQEQTRLEREIARLESRRDALQESRGTGALRLLLEAGLDGIHGPVAQLGEVDDRHRLALEVAAGARLGQVVVDDDRIAARAIELLKSRRAGRLTFLPLNKIRAPGGGGSSAAFARGARPGGDSGAGLIGRAVELVRFEPVYDQVFAYVFGDTLVFSDLASARQQLGRSRAVTLDGELLEKSGAMTGGSFSQRSSSLSFGRSSDQDEAEPLRRRLLELGESLVACRREESKLAQLIEQQKPQLRELEKQQAALIAERNAARRNHGPLLERSRQRAERLSRLQQDQTEQQQRLEAISAALTPLTAELKALDEAERNSGNNDDAAAWAQLQTEQEAADQRLEAARSERDQLLNARRERQLAIERMGDQEKALADEEARLQEAVKALASAHGAWRQQQSDLQDKRKQLEQQQTDLQERFGSQRRARDAAEAEVGRQRQALQQAEWNLERLKEDREGLIEEQRSGAVRLQEMEQALPDPRPEIPDSLRLAGLEVLQSDLQAIQQRMEALEPVNMLALEELEALEERLNELNERLEVLNNEREELLLRIETVATLRQDAFMEAFTAVDGHFREIFASLSDGDGHLQLENPEEPLEGGLTLVAHPKGKTVRRLASMSGGEKSLTALSFLFALQRFRPSPFYALDEVDSFLDGVNVERLAALIARQAEAAQFMVVSHRRPMIGAAQRTIGVTQARGAHTQVVGLPDAA; this is encoded by the coding sequence TTGGTTCATATCAATCAGGTTGGGCTGACGCACTTCAAATCGTTCGGCGGAGCGATGACGATCCCTCTCGAGGAGGGATTCACCGTCGTGACCGGACCCAATGGCTCCGGCAAGAGCAACATCCTCGACGGTGTTCTGTTCTGCCTGGGCCTGGCCACCAGCCGTGGCATGCGGGCTGACCGCCTGCCAGACCTGGTCAACAGCGGCATGCTCAAGGCCGGCAAAGCCGCTGAAACAACCGTCAGCGTCCGCTTTGATCTCAGCGACTGGACACCTGATGCCGCCGAGGAAGGCCTGGAGGCACCGGCGGAGGGGCCCTGGATTCAACCGGGGCAAAAAGAATGGACGGTGACCCGTAAACTGCGGGTGATGCCGGGGGGCTCCTACAGCTCCAGCTACAGCGCCGACGGGGTGACCTGCAACCTGCAGCAGCTGCAGACTCAACTGCGCCGACTCCGGATTGATCCCGAGGGCAGCAACGTGGTGATGCAGGGGGACGTCACCCGCATCGTTTCGATGAGCAACCGCGACCGCCGCGGCCTGATCGATGAACTGGCCGGTGTTGCCCTGTTCGACACCCGGATCGAACAGACCCGCCGCAAACTTGATGACGTGCAGGAGCGCCAGGAGCGCTGCCGAATCATTGAGCAGGAACTGCTGGCCAGCCGCCAACGGCTCGAGAAGGACTGCGCCAAGGCCCGGCAGTACCAGGAGCTCAGGGAACGGCTGCAACTGGGGCGCCGCCAGGAAATGGTGCTGGCCTACGAAGCCGCCCAGCAGGCCCTCAAGGATCTGGCCAAACGCCAACAGGCGCTGGAAGCCCAGGAGCAGAGAGACGCCGCGGCCATCGCAAGCGGCCGGGAGCAGCTGAACAAAGCTGTAGCCGAACTGGAGCAGCTCCAGGAGCAAGTGAAGGCCCTGGGGGAAGACCAGCTGCTGGCGGTTCAGGCGGAACTGGCTGGCCTCGACACCAGCAGCCGCGAACTGGAGCGACAGGCCAGCCTCCACCAGGAGGAAGGACAGAAACTGCAGGCGCAGCGCCATGACCTCGCCACCCGTCGCCAGCAGTGGCAGCTGCAATCACGGGAGCTGGAGCGAGATCCCCATCAGGACGCCCTGAGCACCGCAGACGACAGTTGCAAAGCCGCTGAAGCGGCGGTGGAGATATCCCGTCGCCGGCTGGCGGATGTGGCGGGCCGCTCCGGCGCCTGGGTGGAGGAACAGAAGCGCCGCAGCGGTCGCCGGCAGGAGTTGCAAAGCAGCGTCGCTCCCTTATTGGAGGAACAGCAGCAGTTGCAGGAACGGCTGCGCCAGGAACGGGAACGGCTGGAGGAGCTCACCCAGGAGCAGCAGCAGGACGGCGCCGATGGCGACGCCGTGCAGCAACAGCTCGCAACCCTGGAAGAGACCTGGCAAACCCTGCTGCAAGCCATTGCCGATGGCAAACAGGAGCTTCAGCAGACCGCCGAATCCCTGGCCATCCAACAGCGCACCCGCAGCCGACTGGAACAGGAGCAGACCCGTTTGGAACGGGAGATCGCTCGCCTGGAGAGCCGGCGAGATGCCCTTCAGGAAAGCCGCGGCACCGGCGCCCTGCGCCTGCTGCTGGAGGCCGGCCTTGATGGCATCCACGGCCCTGTGGCCCAGCTGGGGGAGGTGGACGATCGTCATCGCCTCGCCCTGGAAGTGGCCGCAGGGGCCCGTCTCGGCCAGGTGGTGGTCGACGACGACCGCATTGCCGCCCGCGCCATCGAACTGCTCAAGAGCCGCCGTGCCGGCCGGCTCACCTTCCTGCCCCTGAACAAGATCCGCGCTCCTGGTGGCGGGGGCTCTTCGGCCGCCTTTGCCCGGGGAGCACGCCCAGGTGGGGACAGCGGCGCTGGACTGATCGGCCGGGCCGTGGAACTGGTGCGGTTCGAGCCCGTCTACGACCAGGTGTTCGCCTACGTCTTCGGGGACACCTTGGTGTTCTCCGACCTGGCCAGCGCCCGCCAACAGCTGGGCCGTTCCAGAGCGGTGACCCTGGACGGGGAGCTGCTTGAGAAGAGCGGCGCCATGACCGGCGGCAGCTTCTCCCAGCGCAGCAGCAGCCTGAGCTTCGGCCGCAGCAGCGATCAGGACGAAGCCGAACCCCTGCGGAGGCGCCTGCTGGAACTGGGGGAATCCCTTGTGGCCTGCCGGCGGGAGGAGTCGAAGCTGGCGCAACTGATCGAGCAGCAGAAACCCCAGCTGCGCGAACTGGAAAAGCAACAGGCGGCCTTGATCGCCGAGCGCAATGCCGCGCGGCGCAACCACGGCCCCCTGCTGGAGCGCAGCCGCCAGCGGGCCGAACGGCTCAGCAGATTGCAGCAGGACCAGACCGAGCAACAGCAGCGGCTCGAAGCCATCAGCGCTGCACTCACCCCACTCACCGCGGAGCTCAAGGCCTTGGATGAGGCGGAGCGCAACAGCGGCAACAACGACGATGCCGCCGCCTGGGCCCAACTGCAAACGGAACAGGAAGCCGCCGACCAACGGCTGGAGGCAGCCCGCAGCGAACGCGACCAGCTGCTGAATGCCCGCCGTGAACGGCAGCTGGCGATTGAACGAATGGGTGACCAGGAGAAGGCCCTGGCCGACGAAGAAGCCCGATTGCAGGAGGCTGTGAAGGCCCTCGCCAGCGCCCATGGAGCCTGGCGCCAGCAGCAGAGCGACCTCCAGGACAAGCGGAAACAGCTCGAGCAGCAGCAGACCGACCTTCAGGAGCGCTTCGGCAGCCAGCGCCGGGCCAGAGATGCCGCAGAAGCCGAGGTGGGCCGCCAGCGTCAGGCCCTGCAGCAGGCCGAATGGAACCTGGAGCGGCTCAAGGAAGACCGCGAGGGATTGATCGAGGAGCAGCGCAGCGGTGCGGTGCGCCTGCAGGAGATGGAGCAGGCCCTGCCGGACCCAAGGCCAGAGATCCCAGATTCCTTGCGCCTGGCGGGCCTGGAGGTGTTGCAGAGCGATCTGCAGGCCATCCAGCAACGCATGGAAGCGCTGGAGCCCGTGAACATGCTGGCGCTGGAGGAACTGGAGGCCCTCGAAGAGCGGCTCAACGAACTGAATGAACGGCTCGAGGTGCTCAACAACGAGCGGGAGGAGCTGCTGCTGCGGATCGAAACCGTGGCAACCCTGCGCCAGGACGCCTTCATGGAGGCCTTCACTGCCGTGGATGGCCATTTCCGCGAAATCTTCGCCTCGCTTTCCGATGGTGATGGTCACCTGCAACTGGAGAACCCGGAGGAGCCCCTGGAAGGTGGCCTCACCCTGGTGGCCCATCCCAAGGGCAAAACAGTGCGGCGCCTGGCCTCGATGTCGGGTGGGGAGAAATCACTCACCGCCCTGAGCTTCCTGTTTGCCTTGCAGCGCTTCCGGCCGTCGCCCTTCTATGCCCTCGACGAGGTGGACAGCTTCCTCGACGGCGTGAATGTGGAGCGTCTCGCAGCCCTGATCGCCCGTCAGGCCGAGGCAGCCCAGTTCATGGTGGTCA
- a CDS encoding phage holin family protein, translating to MADQNSPRGFGAAARVTALAASVMDLHVRIALQEVDREKRRLISGGLFLAIGGTAMFLTLLAGEASLLLWIQAQWDLDWMRALLTLSVVNLVLAGISLRIGGQVLKGPFLPQTLEGLMKTVRAVMGRV from the coding sequence ATGGCCGATCAGAACTCTCCCCGCGGATTTGGAGCGGCAGCTCGGGTGACAGCACTGGCGGCGTCAGTGATGGATCTGCATGTGCGGATTGCTCTGCAGGAAGTGGATCGAGAAAAACGCCGACTGATCAGCGGTGGCTTGTTCCTCGCCATTGGCGGCACCGCCATGTTTCTGACATTGCTGGCGGGCGAGGCATCGTTGCTGCTTTGGATTCAGGCCCAGTGGGATCTGGATTGGATGCGTGCACTGTTGACCCTTTCCGTGGTCAATCTGGTACTGGCGGGCATCAGCTTGCGGATCGGGGGCCAGGTGTTGAAGGGTCCGTTCCTGCCGCAGACGCTGGAGGGGTTGATGAAAACAGTGCGCGCCGTGATGGGCCGGGTTTAA
- a CDS encoding DUF883 family protein — protein sequence MASPSPQSNGRFEHHFRERFESLLPTIQERWPDLAEHTLEATRGSVDELVRLIEQNTGLTPQGVREQLEELLHSATDRSRDWADSLDPLEEQLEQLLDELNSTLRPKIEAPVRQRPLLAVGVAFGVGLLLGGMLRGGRRS from the coding sequence ATGGCCTCGCCATCGCCGCAATCCAACGGCAGATTCGAGCATCACTTCCGTGAGCGGTTCGAAAGCCTGCTGCCGACGATTCAGGAGCGCTGGCCGGATCTTGCTGAGCACACCCTTGAAGCCACCCGGGGGAGTGTGGATGAGTTGGTTCGGTTGATCGAACAGAACACAGGCCTGACGCCCCAAGGGGTTCGGGAGCAACTGGAGGAACTTCTCCACAGCGCCACTGATCGAAGTCGCGACTGGGCCGACAGCCTGGATCCGCTCGAAGAGCAACTGGAACAGCTGCTGGATGAGTTGAACAGCACCCTTCGGCCGAAGATCGAGGCGCCTGTGCGCCAGCGACCGCTGCTGGCTGTGGGTGTTGCCTTTGGCGTTGGTTTGCTGCTCGGCGGCATGCTTCGCGGGGGGCGGCGTTCCTGA